The nucleotide sequence TGGAAGCGACCCTGTCCAAGGTCGATCCGGAAACGACCCTGTTCATCGTGGCCTCGAAAACCTTCGTCACGGCCGAAACCATGCTCAACGCCAACACGGCGCGCGCCTGGTTCTTGCTTGAAGGCGAAGAAACTGACCTGGCGCAACACTTCGTGGCCGTCTCGACCAACACGCAAGCCATCGTCGATTTCGGCATTTCGCCAGAAAACATGTTCCCGTTCTGGGACTGGGTCGGTGGCCGCTATTCCGTCTGGTCCTCGATCGGCCTGGCCGTGGCGCTGTCCGTGGGCTTTGAGTACTTCAGCGACTTCCTCGCCGGCGCGCACGCGATGGACCAGCATTTCCGTCAAGCACCTCTGGAACAGAATATGCCCGTGGTGCTGGCCATGGTGGGCTTCTGGAACCGCCAGTTCCTCGACTGCGGCTCCGTCTCCATCGCGCCCTATCACCAGGACCTGAGCCGCTTTGCCGCCTACTTGCAACAACTGGACATGGAAAGCAACGGCAAGCGCGTCACCAAGGATGGCGTGCCCGTCGACGTACCGACCGGCCCCGTCATCTGGGGCGATTGCGGCACGAATGCGCAGCACGCGTATTTCCAGCTGCTGCATCAGGGCACGGACATCACGCCCATCGATTTCATCGCCGCCCTGCGCGCCACGCACGATTTGCCGGGCCACCACGACGCCCTGCTGGCGAACTGCTTCGCCCAGTCGGAAGCCTTCATGACGGGCAAGACGGGCGAGGAAGTGCGCCTTGACTTGCAGGCGCAAGGTTTGCCGGAAAACGAGATCGAAGCACTGGTGCCGCACAAGACTTTCCCGGGCAACCGCCCCAGCAATACCATTTTGATGGACCAGCTGACCCCGACCACCCTGGGCGCGCTGATCGCGCTGTACGAACACAAGACCTTCGTGCAGGGCGTCTTGTGGAACGTTAACAGCTTCGACCAGTGGGGCGTGGAACTGGGCAAGGTGCTGGCCAAGAAAATCCAGGCCGAACTGACGGGCGAAGCCCGTCCCGACCACCACGACAGCTCGACCAATGGCTTGATCGCCCTGGCCAAGGCCGCCAAGGCCGCATACTAATAACGCATAACTAAACCTGCTGCGCGTCGGTATAGGCAGCCTGCGATGCTCACTGTGCTCAAGCACAGTTCCGCTTCTCGGCCGCCCCTCCCTTCCGCTCGCTACGGTTTTTTTAAGCGTTCTCCACATTAAGAATAAATGAATATTTACGAAATCAAGGTAGTCAGCGACAAAGCCATGCAAGTGGGTGAATGCCCGCTATGGCATGGCAAGGAAGCGGCCCTGTACTGGGTCGACATCGATGGCCGCGCCGTGCACCGCGTGCACCCGGCCAGCGGCCAGCATGAGCAGTGGAGCATGCCGACGGAACCGTCGGCGCTGGCCATCAACGCCGGCGGCGGCCTGATCGTGGCCTTGCGCAGCGGCTTTGCCCACCTCGACACCAAGACGGGTAGCCTGGCGGAAATTGCCCCCGCTCCGTTCGACATGGCCACCACTCGCTTCAACGATGGCAAGGTCGACCCCGCAGGCCGCTTCTGGGTCGGCACGATTTTCGAGCCGCGCAGCGCTGATGCGGCGGAAATGTTCGTGCTGGAAAAGGGACAAGTGCGCAAGGTCTGGTCCGGCGGCATGACGGTATCGAACGGCCTGGGCTTCAGTCCTGACGGACGCACCATGTACCACTCGGATACCACTACGCACCGCATCGACCGCTTTGATTTCGACGTAGCCACGGGAGCCATTTCCGCGCCACAACCATTCCAGCGCTTTTCCACAGACAAAAAAGCGGCGGACTACGGCGGCCGCCCGGATGGCGCGGCCGTCGACAGCGAAGGCAATTACTGGTCGGCCATGTTTGAAGGCGGAAAGATTCTACGCTTCGCCCCTGATGGCCATTTGCTCGGTGAAATTACCGTGCCCGTGCGCTGCCCCACCATGGTGACGTTTGGCGGCCCCGACCTGCGCACCCTGTACATCACCAGCGCCAGCCACAACCGCTCGGCCACAGAGCTTGCCGACTATCCTTTGAGCGGCCACGTGCTGTCCGTGCGCGTGGACGTAGCGGGCCAGCCGGAACACCTGTATCAGGCCTAAAGTATCAGGCCCAATTTCAGCAAGGCATGAAAAAGCGCCGGCCCCTCGCGGGTGCCGGCGCTTTTTTTATGCCAATGGCGTAGGTCGGATTAGGGGGGCAACGCCCCGCGTAATCCGACAACAGTGTTGACCATGGTCATGGTGGTGGCGTCATATTAACGCGCAAGTACTTTACGGATGGTCTCGGCCAATTCCGCCGCCACAAACTTGGCCACATAACCATCGGCGCCCACGCCCTTGACGTGGTCTTCGTTGGTCGAGCCCGTCAGCGACGAGTGGATCACCACGGGGATGTTGGAAAAGCGGCCATCGTTCTTGATGTTGCGCGTCAGGGTGAAGCCATCCATTTCCGGCATTTCCAGGTCGGTCAGCACCAGCGCGACCTTGTCTTTCGCCGTCTTGCCTTCGGTCGCCGCCTGGGCCGAGATCGCCTGCAGGCGCTCCCACGCTTCCTTGCCCGTCTTGGTCATGATGAAGGGCACGCCCATCGCTTCGAGGCCCTTTTCGATCAGCGAGCGGGCCAGCGAAGAATCGTCGGCCGCGAGGATCACGGCGCCGGCCGGCAAGCGCACTTGCGGGCCGATGCTGTTCTCGTCCACATCGGGATCACCCGACGGCAGCACGTTGCGCAGGATTTGCTCCACGTCCAGCACTTGCGCCAGGCGTGTCTTGTCCGTGTCGCCATCGAGGCGCGCGATACTCGTGACGAGTCCGCCGCCGACGCTCGATTCGGCCGACAGCACCTGATTCCATTCCAGGCGTACGATTTCATCGACCTCTTCCACGGCAAACGCCTGTGTCGAGCGGGCGAATTCCGTCACCATCAGGATCTTCAAGCCATTGCTCTTGCAGCCGACCGCCATCGGCAAGTCGATCACGGGCACGATCTGGCCACGGATATTGACCACACCCAGCATATGCGGGTGCGAACCGGCCACCGCCGTGATGGCCGGCATTTCCATGATTTCACGGACTTTGAACACATTGATGCCGAAGAGTTCGCGGCTGGTCGAGTGATCACTGGTGCCCAGCTTGAACAGGAACAGTTCGAATTTATTATTGCCTGTCAGGCTGGTGCGTTCATCGACATCTTGCTGCATTGAATTCATTGTGTCCCCTTGAGCCGTCTTGTAAAGTTAAGTCGCCTGCCCTGATGCTGCGGGCAGTGCGGACTGCACGTCGCATGGACGTCGGATGGCGGGTTCGGGGCATGGCCGGCGCTAGCGGTGCAGTGTATATCGTACAATTTCTTACAACCAATAGTTGCTATCGATTCGAGCTTGAATTATACGGTTTTTTACTTTCCTCAAAGCTACTTTACGCTGCCAACGGCGATCCTGACAGCATTTCTTGATTTGCTTGTTGCTACAGCGCAAATGATGACGCAGAGAATTGAAAATTTCCCTGGCAACCATGGTTGCTTTGAAAAGCGCTCTGCAAGGCGTGACGGCGTACCTGCGCCAGCGAACGGCATATAATGACCATGGCGGCATCGCTGGCAGGCATACCGGGCAAAACTGCGACGTCAGGGGATGGAATGTAGTAAAATTTCTTGCAATTGCCTGTTCTACGTAGTAAATTTACACCACCGATTATAGTAGCGACAGACTGGCACTTCCGGTCGGCTTCCTCCCCGCTCCGGCCCTTTTACTTTTGCGACGACACTCACTTATGGCACTTACCGATTTTGACCTGGTCCTGTTTGGCGGCAGCGGCGATTTAGCAATGCGCAAGTTGTTGCCTGCAATGTATGCGCGCGACGTCGCGAACGATTTGCCGCCGACGGCGCGCATCATCTGTGTGGGCCGCCAGGATAGCGGCCAGGATGCATTCCTGAAGATGGTAGAAACCAACTCGCGTCCCCACATCAAGGCCAGCACGCTGAACGCCGCCACCTGGAGCAAATT is from Janthinobacterium sp. 61 and encodes:
- the pgi gene encoding glucose-6-phosphate isomerase — protein: MRQPAPTPAITATASFQSLQAHSASLRDVHLRQLFALDPARFSSMTVDAAGLLLDYSKNRVDATAMALLMDLARERGVEAQREAMFTGEKINLTEHRAVLHTALRAPRGTALVVDGQDIDADVQDVLQRVKAFTDKVRNGSWLGYTGKPICDIVNIGIGGSDLGPKMACLALRSYANPGLEMHFVSNVDGHDMEATLSKVDPETTLFIVASKTFVTAETMLNANTARAWFLLEGEETDLAQHFVAVSTNTQAIVDFGISPENMFPFWDWVGGRYSVWSSIGLAVALSVGFEYFSDFLAGAHAMDQHFRQAPLEQNMPVVLAMVGFWNRQFLDCGSVSIAPYHQDLSRFAAYLQQLDMESNGKRVTKDGVPVDVPTGPVIWGDCGTNAQHAYFQLLHQGTDITPIDFIAALRATHDLPGHHDALLANCFAQSEAFMTGKTGEEVRLDLQAQGLPENEIEALVPHKTFPGNRPSNTILMDQLTPTTLGALIALYEHKTFVQGVLWNVNSFDQWGVELGKVLAKKIQAELTGEARPDHHDSSTNGLIALAKAAKAAY
- a CDS encoding SMP-30/gluconolactonase/LRE family protein, producing the protein MNIYEIKVVSDKAMQVGECPLWHGKEAALYWVDIDGRAVHRVHPASGQHEQWSMPTEPSALAINAGGGLIVALRSGFAHLDTKTGSLAEIAPAPFDMATTRFNDGKVDPAGRFWVGTIFEPRSADAAEMFVLEKGQVRKVWSGGMTVSNGLGFSPDGRTMYHSDTTTHRIDRFDFDVATGAISAPQPFQRFSTDKKAADYGGRPDGAAVDSEGNYWSAMFEGGKILRFAPDGHLLGEITVPVRCPTMVTFGGPDLRTLYITSASHNRSATELADYPLSGHVLSVRVDVAGQPEHLYQA
- a CDS encoding chemotaxis protein, with protein sequence MNSMQQDVDERTSLTGNNKFELFLFKLGTSDHSTSRELFGINVFKVREIMEMPAITAVAGSHPHMLGVVNIRGQIVPVIDLPMAVGCKSNGLKILMVTEFARSTQAFAVEEVDEIVRLEWNQVLSAESSVGGGLVTSIARLDGDTDKTRLAQVLDVEQILRNVLPSGDPDVDENSIGPQVRLPAGAVILAADDSSLARSLIEKGLEAMGVPFIMTKTGKEAWERLQAISAQAATEGKTAKDKVALVLTDLEMPEMDGFTLTRNIKNDGRFSNIPVVIHSSLTGSTNEDHVKGVGADGYVAKFVAAELAETIRKVLAR